Genomic window (Kwoniella botswanensis chromosome 1, complete sequence):
GAacaccaccttccaattGAGCAGAGGCAGTCCGAAGTTCGAATCGGACTCCACCAGCTCTAGCTTCCTTTTGTAGATCGGTAACTCTGTAAGGATAAAGCAGGATGATTAGCCACATGATATACCCTGTAATCCTGAGTGGCGTAGACTTACGATTTAACACCAGCGTCTTGTAAAGAGTGTTGTAAACCAGTGTACAAGTATGGAACGAACTTGTTGATACTTCCTTTATCAGCGACATCACCGGAAACACCTTGAGCGACTTTGACCGAATCTGTTTCAGAGAAGTATCGAGCGGTGGCTGCGTTATCGGCTGATCCACTTAAGATAGCATTCTTGGAAGCGACGGATCCTCGTTGGGTATGTTCCATAGCTTCGATCGAACCCATTCCTCTGTAAACTTTAACTCGTTTACCTTCATGGTAGAAGTACTCTCCTGGTGATTCGGTGGTACCAGCCAACAAACCTCCCATCATCACTGCTGAAGCACCTAGAGATAAAGCTTTGGCGATATGTCCGATATTTCCAATACCACCATCAGCGATGGTTGGTACACCGAATCTAGAGGCGAATTCGGAAACAGCATATACGGCTGTACCTTGAGGTCGACCGACAGCCATAACTTCTTGAGTGATACAGATTGATCCTGAACCCATACCGATTCTCAAACCGTCCGCACCAGCTACGATCAACTGAGCAGCTTGTTCTCGGGTGACAACATTACCGGCAATAACGTCGAGTTTGGGGTAAGTCGATTTGATCCATTGGATGAATTCAATTTGGAAAACCGAGTTTCCTTGAGAAGAGTCCAATACAACTACGTCTAATCCAGCTTCGACGAGTAACTTCAATCGATCCTTGTCTCCTGGTCGAGTACCAATAGCAGCACCACAGTATAATTGTTTGGATTCGGGAACTTTGGATGCTAAGGGGTAGTTTTGGTTCTTCAACAAATCGGATCGAGCAACGAGAGAGACGATGTTTCCGTTGGAATCGACGATAGGGAGTTTACCCTTCTTGGAGTCTCGGAGGAGGTTGTTGGCCTGTTCGAGGGTGATACCGGATGATCCAGTGACGAGATCGGTGGTCATAACGGATTTGACGGGTACTGAGGCATCTTGGAATTGGACATCTCGGCCGGTAACGATACCAACGAGTTTACCGTTCATTTTTCCGGTTTCTATGGCATGTCATTAGCTTAAGCATGTCACAGCATACGGTGGCAGCAGTAGCTAACTAACCTGTGATAGGCACACCGCAGAAACCATATCTAGCCTTGATGTCCAATACACTAAAACAGATTGCCGATAGTCAGTACTCTTATCTCCGTGAAGGTCGGAATAGTTCAATTAACTCACTCTCCAACGGTGCTGTCAGGTTTCAAGCAAATAGGATCAGTGATGAAACCGTTCTCGAATTTCTTGACTCGTCTGACCATGGCGGCTTGGTCTTCTGCGCTACAGTTGTGGTGGATGATACCGAGACCACCGtgaagagcaagagcaatGGCCATTCTACGGATATCTCAGTCAGCTATGTTCGCATTGCGTTCGGTGTGTCGACAGCTTACCGGTCCTCAGTGACAGTGTCCATgggggaagagaggaaaggagtGTTGAGGACGATGTTCTTGGTTACTCTAGTGAGGTATTGGGCATCAGTGGTATCCACTTGGTGTCGAGACGATTGCTTATCAATGATATGTGTGAATACTCACTTGGATTGGAGAGATACCACATTCGCAGGGAAGTTGATATGTCCCGGTAACATCAAGAAGTCATTGTAAGTCAAACCACCATTCTTCCTTGAATCCATCAACTCGTTCAAAGAGAGACCATCTCCTCGAGGGTATTCATCGAGGTATGACAAAGCATCTGAAGCTTTGAGCAAGCTCTCCGACCTAGCTGGCGCG
Coding sequences:
- a CDS encoding inosine-5'-monophosphate dehydrogenase translates to MSSANGHASSSTNPNAPARSESLLKASDALSYLDEYPRGDGLSLNELMDSRKNGGLTYNDFLMLPGHINFPANVVSLQSKVTKNIVLNTPFLSSPMDTVTEDRMAIALALHGGLGIIHHNCSAEDQAAMVRRVKKFENGFITDPICLKPDSTVGDVLDIKARYGFCGVPITETGKMNGKLVGIVTGRDVQFQDASVPVKSVMTTDLVTGSSGITLEQANNLLRDSKKGKLPIVDSNGNIVSLVARSDLLKNQNYPLASKVPESKQLYCGAAIGTRPGDKDRLKLLVEAGLDVVVLDSSQGNSVFQIEFIQWIKSTYPKLDVIAGNVVTREQAAQLIVAGADGLRIGMGSGSICITQEVMAVGRPQGTAVYAVSEFASRFGVPTIADGGIGNIGHIAKALSLGASAVMMGGLLAGTTESPGEYFYHEGKRVKVYRGMGSIEAMEHTQRGSVASKNAILSGSADNAATARYFSETDSVKVAQGVSGDVADKGSINKFVPYLYTGLQHSLQDAGVKSVTDLQKEARAGGVRFELRTASAQLEGGVHGLNSYTKRLFA